TGGACGACGTCCATCTTGCCGATCCCCGAGGGGCGTCCCTGCCCGAGGTGCTGGAGGCCGTCGACGCGGCGGCGCCCCGCTACGCGGAGGCGATGGCCGACCGCAGCCTCTGGGGCCTGGCGAAGTTCTGGATCACCACCGCCGCGGAGCAGGGCGTCGACGTCCACGACGAGCAGGCGTTGCAGGACTTCGTGGGGCGGGCACGGGGCGGCGAGGTGCCCTACGACCCGGAGGTGCTTCAGACCATCGTCGAGCGGCACACGCGGAGTTCCGGGCCGGTACGGTCCGAGCCTCAGCTCCCGGTCGCGCTCCCGGGCGACGATGTCCTGCGGGAGCAGGCCGGCCGGTCACCGGTCCTGCGGCAGCTGCGCGAGCTGGCCGAGTGGGCCGGGAGCGACCGCAGAACGCTCACCGGTTCCGGCAGGCTGCGTCTGTCGGATGCCCGGGACCTCGTAGAGCGGCTGAACACCGGAGATGACACGGACTCGGTCCGCTCGTCCGCGGACCTGCCGCGCCTCGACCTCCTTGTGGAGTGGGCGAAGACAGCCAGGCTGATACGAGTCGCCAAGGGGAGGCTGTACGCGGTGGCCGAGGCTGAGCCTGTACTGAACGACCCGCTTGCACTGTGGCGGCGCGCGTTCGACGCGTTCCGCGAGCTGCCCAGCCCAGTGAGGCGCGGGCGCGGCGGCAGGTACGGAGAATCCGTGCTGTTCGTCGAGTACGCCCTGTGCGACGTCGTCCTGCCCGACGTACTGGCAACCCTCTACAGCCTGCCGTACCCCATGCCCTGGCCCGGGCTGCGGGACAGCGTCCACCTCGCCCACCGCTCGAGTTGCCCGCTCGAGGTCTTCGCGACGGACTCCATCGGGTTCGAACAGGCCGATGACGATCTACGCACCGTGCTGGGTGTTTTGGAGGACCTGGGGGCGATCGAGTGCCACCAGGGGATGGCCGACCCCGTGTTTGCGGGTCTGGCGACGAGCGAGAACGGCCTCGAGGGGTGGGCCGGAATACCGACCGAGGGCGATGACGACCTCGAGACGCCGTCCGGCATACTGCCAGGGACGCCGACCGGACTTGCCGGGCTGCTGAACGACGCCCTGCCGGACGAGACCCTGTCGGGTGACGCCCTGTCGAGGGACGCTCAGCTGGATGACGAGGACACCCAGCGGGTCCGGAAACTGACGTCCGAACTGAGCTCGGGCCCGGTCGAGTTGATCCGTCTCACTGACCTCGGAACGGACTCCGTGCGCCGTCGGCTGCTGGCCGAAGGCCGGGATGCCCCCCTGATCGGCGAGCTTGCCCAGGCCTCGCCGGCCGGTTTGCTGGGCGTCCTCGCCGATCACTACGACCCAGAGTCCGCCCGGGCGGAGCTCGCCGCGTGGATCGCCGTCCACGGCGACCGGTCCGCGGCGCTGGAGCAGCTCGTCCACGCGGTGCGGACCATGCCGTTCCGTACCCGGGCCGAGGCCATGCTGGACGTCCTCGTCTCATCGCTCGACGACGGGGAGCTCCTGCTGCGAAGCCTGCGTTCGGATTCCTGGCTGGCTCCCACCGCGCTGAGCCTCCTGGCACGCCGGGAGATTCTCACCCCCGAGGACCTCACGGAGCCGGAAAGCCTGCTCATGGTCGCTGAGAGCCTGTTGCAGCTCTGTGAGGCGACCGGCGCCGACGGGGTGAGGGAAGTACTACGCCAACAAGGTCGCGAGGCCGAAGAGGCCCTCCGGGCGGCTCTGGCCTCCGGTCACCCGGACCGGGAGGGCCTCGCGGACCTTCAGGCCCTCGCCGAGCGTGTGCCCCGGGAGCGCAAGGCCCACGTCGGCCTTGTTCAGCAGCGCGGCCACCGAGAGAACGGCAGACGGGGCGGCAGGCGGCGCCGCTGAGGACGAGCAGACCGGGCCGCAGCGAGCCCTCGCCCGGCCGACTCTCGGTCGGCACCATCCGTGTTTCGTGCTCCACGGTGAGGTCATGGAGGGGCACCCCGGCAAGGGCGGACCCAGGTGGCCCCGGCAGTGCCTCGGTCGGCTCGTCGAGGGATGTCTCAGCGCCGCAGGTGCTCCAGGACGGATCGCACCGCTCGCTCCAAGGCATGGCGCGCCTGCTCGGTGTGGTCGATGGTCTCGAAACCGTGGTGGCCGAGCGGAACGTCGATCACCTCGACATCGGCGTCGCATTGCTCGGCGGCGGCCAGGAATTCCTCGACCGTGACCGCGATCTCCGCGCGCTCCAGCTCCACCCGGGTCAGGACGATCGGCAACCGTCCCGCGGTACGCACCGCGTCCGCCGGGCGGAACCGGGAATCGACAAGCCCCCAGTTCGGCAGTGGCGCGAGTATGGGATAGTTCGCCGCCACGCACCGCAACCACGGCGGAGGCGCCGCGAGCCAGTCCGCCGACAACAGCCCGCCACTGGAGAAGCACCACAGCCCCACGCGATCCCCGTCGACGCGCGGATCGGCCCGTACGAGGTCGACCGCTTCGGCTATGTCCTCGGCGGCCCGACCGTAGTCGGCTAGATCGTGCAGTCGATGGTCGAGCGTCACGCCGACGGCCCCCAAACCCGCCACGTACTGGCCGTAGCCGACGAAGCCCGGCCAGTCTCGCGGAGTCGGCCGCACATCGGGGTGGACCGGGCCACCGTGCACGAACACCACGGCCGGCCGCGGGTGGTCGGCTTCAGCGAGGTCGTCGGGGAGGTGGAGTTCGACCCGTCCGACCCGCTCGCGAGGCCGCTCCGGTACCTCCATCAGGAAGGGGCGAAGGTGAGCCGGCTGTTCGTTCACCTTCGCGGTCACCCGGTGCCCTTCTCCCGCGGCGGCCCGCATCAGTGTCTCGGCCACCTCGTCGGGGCGGGAGAGCATCGGCCAGTGCCCGGTGTCGAGTTCGAAGAAGCTCACCCGGGGGTCGGTGAGCACCTGGAAGCGCGGGTCCCCCAGTCCCACCAGGGCCTCGACCATGGCGATGCTCGAACCGTTGGCGGTGCACAGGACGCCGGTCTTCGGCACCTCGGAGACCGCTTTCGACAGGCGGAGCGGCTGGGTGAGCGTGCCCACCGGCTGCGGTACGGCGCGTGTCGCCAGCCGAGCCAGCACGGCGGGCGAGAGGCCGGCGACGCTGCCCCAGCGCTGCCACTCCTCAAGCGGCGGCGGGGGAATCCGCCAGTCGTCATCGGCCGGCCCGGCGCGGTGCAGCAGCCGGTCGCGGACCGCATGGTCGGGCACCAGGGTGAGGGCCTGATCGCCGTCCTGAGGCAGGCCGGCATCCAGGTGGACGATCCGGGCGATCCGTTCCGGGCGCCGGTCGGCGGCGCCGAGCACCGGGTAGATGCCGTAACAGTGACCGACCAACACCACCTCTGCCGCGTCCGTCCGGTCGATCACCCGCAGCAGATCGTGGATGTGCGTCTCCAGGTCCGTGTCAGCTCCCGCCGCATGGCCGCGGTCACCCATGCCGGTGAGCGTCACCGCATACGCCCGTGCCCCCGACTCCCGCAGCCGATCGGCTACCGTCTGCCATATCCAGCTGCCGGTGTGGGCGCCCGCCACCAGGATGAATGCCGTCATCGATGTCTCCTCGCACGCCGTGGTCGCAGGGCCGTCCGTACCGGCCGTCCGCGCTCGTCGGTACGGTAGGAACTCCCCCTGAGGGAGGTTCAAGTCGTGCGCCCTGAAAGCACATGGAGCATCGGAGAGCTCGCCGAGCACGCGGGCGTCACCGTCAAGACCGTCCGCTTCTACTCGGACCGCGGTCTGCTGCCCGAGGCCGCCCGCAGCACAGGCGGCCACCGCAGGTACGG
This portion of the Streptomyces mirabilis genome encodes:
- a CDS encoding alpha/beta hydrolase, with protein sequence MTAFILVAGAHTGSWIWQTVADRLRESGARAYAVTLTGMGDRGHAAGADTDLETHIHDLLRVIDRTDAAEVVLVGHCYGIYPVLGAADRRPERIARIVHLDAGLPQDGDQALTLVPDHAVRDRLLHRAGPADDDWRIPPPPLEEWQRWGSVAGLSPAVLARLATRAVPQPVGTLTQPLRLSKAVSEVPKTGVLCTANGSSIAMVEALVGLGDPRFQVLTDPRVSFFELDTGHWPMLSRPDEVAETLMRAAAGEGHRVTAKVNEQPAHLRPFLMEVPERPRERVGRVELHLPDDLAEADHPRPAVVFVHGGPVHPDVRPTPRDWPGFVGYGQYVAGLGAVGVTLDHRLHDLADYGRAAEDIAEAVDLVRADPRVDGDRVGLWCFSSGGLLSADWLAAPPPWLRCVAANYPILAPLPNWGLVDSRFRPADAVRTAGRLPIVLTRVELERAEIAVTVEEFLAAAEQCDADVEVIDVPLGHHGFETIDHTEQARHALERAVRSVLEHLRR